Proteins encoded by one window of Enterobacter pseudoroggenkampii:
- a CDS encoding response regulator — MNKNTLILVVEDEDEIADILMSYLERSGMKTLRARQGEQAITLNRLHKPDLILLDIHLPVCDGWSVLTTLRHESAVPVIMVSALDQDVDKLMGLRLGADDYVIKPFNPSEVVARVEAVLRRTKPALQQAGSLPLRTPFITVYPDDFYVEVTVGEEVISPVLTTTEFKLLTWLVRYPRKVCSREELLNACLPEGDTLDRTVDSHMSKLRKKLELAGLYGVPESIRGMGYRLGEKK, encoded by the coding sequence ATGAACAAAAATACGCTGATCCTTGTTGTTGAAGATGAAGACGAAATCGCCGATATACTGATGAGCTACTTAGAGCGTTCGGGAATGAAAACGCTGAGGGCCAGGCAGGGCGAGCAGGCGATAACGCTTAATCGCCTCCATAAACCGGATCTCATCTTGCTGGACATTCACCTGCCCGTGTGTGACGGCTGGAGCGTGCTTACTACGCTTCGCCATGAAAGTGCTGTCCCCGTCATTATGGTTTCCGCTCTCGATCAGGACGTCGATAAGCTTATGGGTCTGAGGCTCGGGGCGGATGATTACGTAATCAAACCCTTTAACCCCTCTGAGGTTGTCGCACGGGTTGAGGCGGTGCTGCGCAGGACAAAACCTGCGCTTCAGCAGGCGGGTTCCCTGCCGCTCAGAACGCCCTTTATTACGGTCTATCCGGATGATTTCTACGTGGAAGTCACCGTGGGCGAAGAGGTTATCTCCCCGGTATTAACGACAACCGAATTTAAATTACTTACCTGGCTGGTGCGTTATCCGCGAAAGGTCTGTTCCCGTGAAGAGTTACTCAACGCGTGTCTGCCGGAAGGCGATACGCTCGACAGAACGGTCGATAGCCATATGAGCAAGTTGCGTAAAAAACTGGAGCTTGCCGGTCTTTACGGTGTTCCCGAGAGCATCAGAGGCATGGGCTACCGGCTTGGGGAAAAGAAATGA
- a CDS encoding transporter — protein sequence MKLAAIMNMELSKYFSPKKLGIYSLFLLLSWGLLYTWLVLVHRVDEKVASTLLSSPIIYGCIALSVVTLIIQNKAGALTELFVVAFWLMVIFVYLIITFTVLLNAMPDIEDLVFYYECYLIIFFGGSPLYLIMRMI from the coding sequence ATGAAGTTGGCTGCAATAATGAACATGGAACTTTCAAAATATTTTTCTCCTAAAAAACTGGGCATATATTCCCTGTTTCTGCTGCTGTCGTGGGGATTACTTTATACCTGGCTGGTGCTGGTACACAGAGTGGATGAAAAAGTCGCCTCGACGTTGCTCTCATCACCCATCATCTATGGCTGTATCGCATTGTCGGTTGTCACTTTGATAATCCAAAATAAAGCTGGTGCGCTAACTGAGCTATTTGTCGTCGCCTTCTGGCTGATGGTGATTTTTGTTTATCTCATTATTACGTTCACCGTGCTGTTAAACGCGATGCCCGATATCGAGGATCTCGTCTTTTATTACGAGTGTTATTTGATCATTTTTTTTGGCGGATCACCGCTGTACCTCATTATGAGAATGATTTGA
- a CDS encoding multidrug efflux RND transporter permease subunit, with amino-acid sequence MPLFFIERPIFAWVVALFIVLTGLLSIPRLPVAQYPAVAPPGIIISVSYPGASPDIMNTSVVSLIEREISGVDNLLYFESSSDTTGSASITVTFKPGTDIKLAQMDLQNQIKIVEPRLPQAVRQNGINVEAANSGFLMMVGLKSTNGQFEEADLSDYFARNVSDELRRVPGVGKVQLFGGEKALRIWLDPMKLHSYGLSVSDVLTAVGQQNALVSPGKTGDEPASEGQGVTYPITVKGQLSSVEAFRNITLKSDASGARLKLSDIARIESGLQSYAFGIRENGVPSTAAAIQLSPGANAMSTASGVRARIDELSRVLPDGMVFTVPFDTAPFVKLSIVKVVQTFVEAMVLVFLVMLLFLHKIRCTLIPAIVAPVALLGTFTVMLLSGYSINILTMFGMVLAIGIIVDDAIVVVENVERLMEEKSLSPRDATRQAMQEITPAIIGITLVLTAVFIPMGFAEGSVGIIYRQFCISMAVSILLSAFLALTLTPALCATLLKPHQGVKSGGGRFAAGFNARFHRLTTCYEAGLGAVLKRTGRMLLLYVVLCAALFLGLSSLPSSFLPDEDQGYFMSSIQLPSDATMQRTLNVVKKFEEEITARPDIESNIMILGFGFSGSGPNSAMAFTTLKDWKNRQGSTAQDEADHIQDSMANVTDAVTMSLLPPAISDMGTSSGFTWYVQDRAGLGYEALKRAADALVLQANQRPELSDVYIDGLPEGTSLALQVDREKAEAMGVSFDEINQTLSVTLGSNYVNDYTNNGRVQQVIIQADAPYRMQPEQILKLSVKNRMGEMVPLSTFVTISWNVAPQQLTRYQGYSALRITGNAASGVSSGTAMKVMESLSRELPQGMAGEWAGSALQERKSESQLPGLIVLSILVVFMVLAALYESWSVPFAVMLVVPLGLIGAVIAVFVAGMTNDVFFKVGLITLIGLSAKNAILIVEFARQLHRQGQPLLAATIHAASQRLRPILMTSLAFSLGVVPLMLARGASDSTQHAIGTGVFGGMISGTLLAIFFVPVFFIVIARFVDNIRKA; translated from the coding sequence ATGCCTCTTTTTTTTATCGAACGTCCCATTTTCGCCTGGGTAGTGGCGCTGTTTATCGTCCTGACGGGTCTCCTGTCTATTCCTCGTTTGCCGGTTGCGCAGTATCCGGCGGTGGCACCGCCAGGCATCATCATTTCCGTCAGTTACCCGGGGGCCAGCCCCGATATCATGAATACGTCGGTGGTGTCGTTAATCGAGCGAGAAATCTCTGGAGTCGATAACTTGCTCTATTTCGAATCATCCAGTGACACAACCGGCTCGGCATCGATTACCGTCACGTTTAAACCCGGCACGGACATCAAGCTGGCACAGATGGATCTACAGAATCAGATTAAGATCGTCGAGCCTCGTCTTCCTCAGGCGGTAAGACAAAATGGCATTAACGTCGAGGCCGCTAATTCTGGATTTTTAATGATGGTAGGGCTGAAGTCCACCAACGGTCAATTCGAGGAAGCCGACTTAAGCGACTATTTTGCCCGAAACGTCAGTGACGAGCTTCGTCGCGTGCCCGGCGTAGGGAAAGTTCAGCTGTTTGGCGGCGAAAAAGCGCTGCGCATCTGGCTGGATCCAATGAAGCTCCACAGCTACGGCCTTTCGGTGAGCGATGTGCTTACTGCTGTTGGCCAGCAAAATGCCCTGGTTTCGCCCGGCAAAACGGGAGATGAGCCCGCATCTGAAGGACAAGGGGTAACGTATCCCATCACCGTAAAGGGACAGCTCTCCTCGGTCGAGGCGTTCAGGAATATCACCCTGAAATCTGACGCATCCGGCGCCCGCCTGAAATTATCCGACATTGCGCGGATTGAATCCGGCCTGCAAAGCTACGCTTTTGGTATCCGTGAAAATGGCGTGCCCTCGACGGCGGCGGCAATCCAGCTGTCGCCAGGCGCCAACGCAATGAGTACGGCTTCAGGCGTGCGTGCGCGCATCGACGAGCTTTCCCGGGTGTTACCCGACGGAATGGTGTTTACGGTTCCTTTCGATACCGCGCCGTTTGTGAAACTTTCTATCGTGAAGGTTGTTCAGACATTTGTGGAAGCGATGGTCCTCGTCTTTCTGGTTATGCTGCTGTTTCTGCACAAGATACGCTGTACGCTTATACCGGCGATTGTTGCTCCCGTCGCACTTCTTGGCACCTTCACGGTGATGTTATTGAGCGGATACTCCATCAATATTCTGACGATGTTCGGCATGGTGCTGGCGATAGGGATTATCGTTGATGATGCCATTGTGGTTGTGGAGAACGTTGAACGACTGATGGAGGAAAAAAGTCTGTCCCCACGGGACGCTACCCGGCAAGCCATGCAGGAGATCACCCCGGCGATTATCGGGATCACGCTGGTGCTCACCGCCGTCTTTATCCCCATGGGGTTTGCTGAAGGATCCGTCGGGATCATCTACCGGCAATTTTGTATTTCCATGGCAGTCTCCATACTGCTGTCCGCGTTTCTTGCCCTGACGCTGACGCCTGCCCTGTGCGCTACGCTACTCAAGCCGCATCAGGGAGTAAAGAGCGGAGGTGGGCGGTTCGCGGCAGGGTTTAATGCGCGCTTTCATAGGCTTACCACCTGTTACGAAGCCGGGCTGGGTGCCGTTCTGAAGCGAACCGGGCGTATGCTGCTCCTGTACGTTGTGCTTTGTGCTGCGCTGTTTTTGGGGTTGTCTTCGTTACCGTCGTCCTTTCTGCCGGACGAAGATCAGGGCTACTTTATGTCCTCAATCCAGCTGCCTTCTGATGCCACGATGCAGCGCACCCTTAACGTGGTAAAAAAGTTTGAAGAGGAAATTACGGCCCGGCCGGATATTGAAAGCAACATTATGATCCTGGGGTTTGGATTTTCAGGTTCAGGACCGAATTCGGCTATGGCCTTCACCACGCTGAAGGACTGGAAAAACCGGCAGGGCTCGACGGCCCAGGATGAAGCCGACCATATACAGGACAGCATGGCGAACGTTACTGATGCCGTCACGATGAGCCTGCTCCCGCCGGCCATTTCGGATATGGGCACCTCCTCGGGGTTCACCTGGTACGTGCAGGACAGAGCAGGACTGGGCTACGAGGCGTTAAAGCGCGCTGCCGACGCGCTGGTCCTGCAAGCCAATCAGCGTCCTGAACTGAGTGACGTCTATATAGACGGTCTGCCGGAAGGAACCAGCCTTGCGCTCCAGGTTGACCGGGAAAAAGCGGAAGCGATGGGCGTCTCATTTGATGAAATCAACCAGACGCTCTCCGTTACCCTGGGCTCAAATTACGTTAATGACTATACGAACAACGGCCGCGTTCAACAGGTGATTATTCAGGCCGATGCCCCCTACCGAATGCAGCCTGAGCAGATACTGAAACTATCAGTGAAAAACCGGATGGGTGAGATGGTGCCGTTATCAACGTTCGTGACGATCTCCTGGAACGTTGCGCCGCAGCAGTTGACGCGCTATCAGGGTTATTCTGCTCTTCGCATTACCGGAAATGCGGCGTCAGGAGTATCCAGCGGCACCGCAATGAAGGTTATGGAGAGTTTGTCCAGAGAGTTACCTCAGGGCATGGCGGGCGAGTGGGCCGGGAGTGCATTGCAGGAGAGAAAATCGGAATCTCAGCTTCCGGGCCTTATTGTCCTGTCGATACTGGTCGTGTTTATGGTGCTCGCCGCCCTGTATGAGAGCTGGTCTGTTCCTTTTGCGGTCATGCTGGTCGTTCCGTTGGGTCTTATCGGCGCGGTGATAGCGGTGTTTGTTGCCGGCATGACGAATGATGTTTTCTTTAAGGTCGGCCTGATTACGCTTATCGGCCTGTCGGCCAAGAACGCCATTCTGATTGTTGAATTTGCCAGGCAGCTCCATCGCCAGGGGCAGCCCCTGCTGGCGGCAACCATTCATGCCGCCAGCCAGCGCCTGCGTCCGATTCTGATGACATCGTTAGCCTTCAGCTTAGGGGTTGTTCCGTTGATGCTGGCCAGGGGGGCGAGCGACAGTACGCAGCATGCCATCGGTACCGGCGTATTTGGCGGCATGATTAGCGGTACGCTTCTCGCGATCTTCTTCGTACCGGTTTTCTTTATCGTCATTGCGCGTTTCGTCGACAACATCAGGAAAGCGTGA
- the fabI gene encoding enoyl-ACP reductase FabI — MGFLSGKRILVTGVASKLSIAYGIAQAMHREGAELAFTYQNDKLKGRVEEFAAQLGSSIVLECDVAQDESIDGMFAELAKAWPKFDGFVHSIGFAPGDQLDGDYVNAVTRDGFKIAHDISSYSFVAMAKSCRAMLNPGAALLTLSYLGAERAIPNYNVMGLAKASLEANVRYMANAMGPEGVRVNAISAGPIRTLAASGIKDFRKMLAHCEAVTPIRRTVTIEDVGNSAAFLCSDLSAGISGEVVHVDGGFNIAAMNELEIK, encoded by the coding sequence ATGGGTTTTCTTTCCGGTAAGCGCATTCTGGTGACTGGCGTTGCCAGCAAACTGTCCATCGCATACGGCATCGCACAGGCAATGCATCGCGAAGGCGCTGAGCTGGCGTTCACCTACCAGAACGACAAGCTGAAAGGCCGTGTTGAAGAGTTTGCCGCGCAGCTGGGTTCCAGCATTGTTCTGGAATGTGACGTTGCACAAGACGAAAGCATCGACGGCATGTTTGCTGAACTGGCAAAAGCATGGCCTAAATTCGACGGTTTCGTTCACTCCATCGGCTTCGCTCCTGGCGACCAGCTGGACGGCGACTACGTGAACGCGGTTACCCGTGATGGCTTCAAAATCGCGCACGACATCAGCTCCTACAGCTTCGTTGCGATGGCGAAATCCTGCCGCGCGATGCTGAACCCGGGCGCAGCCCTGCTGACCCTGTCCTACCTGGGCGCTGAACGTGCTATCCCTAACTACAACGTTATGGGTCTGGCTAAAGCGTCTCTGGAAGCGAACGTACGCTACATGGCGAACGCAATGGGTCCTGAAGGCGTGCGCGTTAACGCCATCTCTGCAGGTCCTATCCGCACCCTGGCCGCTTCCGGTATTAAAGATTTCCGTAAAATGCTGGCACACTGCGAAGCGGTTACCCCGATTCGTCGTACCGTTACCATTGAAGATGTGGGTAACTCTGCAGCATTCCTGTGCTCTGACCTTTCCGCGGGTATCTCCGGCGAAGTGGTTCACGTTGACGGCGGCTTCAACATCGCTGCAATGAACGAGCTGGAAATTAAATAA
- a CDS encoding CMD domain-containing protein, which yields MEQRRFSGKGHWYHETQSNHAQTDVLPLVPEAANVDDRFLLDLALPDEIVAACSGWLTPARALCHQLFPLSIPVNRLHTLSAYDRLSTALTVAQACGVQRLCNHYAALLAPLPGPDSSRESNRRLAQITQYARQLASSPDVIDDKAQNQLDEVGLSTYDIVVINQIIGFIGFQARVVAIFQALLGHPVRWLPGHHIQPHTLPASHDAWVPLLPVVELRYASAHQLESLSRWQAEPALEALTPVLCHEPSLLDLTGEILLNSRAEIPQTSPALSAAVELLTRSPDRFSAAQFTPLTDQGLQGEYAITLLTQSAFDGWLNRLKVAFGKEE from the coding sequence ATGGAACAACGCCGTTTTTCCGGCAAAGGCCACTGGTATCACGAAACCCAGTCAAACCACGCGCAGACGGATGTTCTGCCCTTGGTGCCCGAAGCCGCTAACGTCGACGATCGTTTTTTGCTCGATTTAGCCTTGCCTGATGAGATTGTCGCCGCCTGTTCTGGCTGGCTTACCCCTGCCAGAGCCTTATGCCACCAGCTGTTTCCGCTCTCGATCCCCGTGAACCGCCTGCATACGCTCAGCGCTTACGATCGGCTCAGTACCGCGCTAACGGTCGCACAGGCCTGTGGCGTTCAGCGGCTCTGTAACCATTACGCCGCCCTCCTCGCCCCGCTTCCCGGCCCGGACTCCTCGCGCGAAAGCAACCGCCGCCTGGCACAGATCACCCAGTATGCCCGCCAGCTCGCCAGCTCTCCTGATGTCATTGATGATAAAGCGCAGAACCAGCTTGATGAGGTGGGTCTGTCCACGTACGACATCGTGGTGATTAACCAGATTATCGGGTTTATCGGTTTTCAGGCGCGCGTGGTCGCGATTTTTCAGGCGCTGTTGGGACACCCTGTTCGCTGGTTGCCAGGCCATCATATTCAGCCGCACACGCTTCCCGCGAGCCACGATGCATGGGTGCCGCTTTTGCCCGTCGTGGAGCTGCGCTATGCGAGTGCGCATCAGCTTGAGTCGCTGTCTCGCTGGCAGGCCGAACCCGCGCTGGAGGCGCTGACGCCGGTGCTTTGCCATGAGCCGTCGCTGCTCGACCTGACCGGAGAGATCCTGTTAAACAGCCGCGCAGAGATCCCGCAGACGTCACCCGCACTTTCGGCGGCGGTCGAACTGCTGACCCGCTCTCCGGACCGCTTCAGCGCCGCGCAGTTTACCCCGCTCACGGATCAAGGACTCCAGGGCGAATATGCCATCACGCTGCTTACCCAAAGTGCGTTTGATGGCTGGCTCAATCGTCTGAAAGTAGCGTTTGGTAAAGAGGAATAA
- a CDS encoding exoribonuclease II, which produces MFQDNPLLAQLKQQLHSQTPRAEGVVKATEKGFGFLEVDAQKSYFIPPPQMKKVMHGDRVMAVIHTEKDRESAEPEELIEPFLTRFVGKVQRKDDRLSIVPDHPLLKDAIPCRAARGVEHDFKEGDWAVAEMRRHPLKGDRGFYAELTQFITFGADHFVPWWVTLARHNLEKEAPNGVATEMQDEGLTRRDLTALEFVTIDSSSTEDMDDALYAEESDDGKLHLTVAIADPTAWIAEGSKLDDAAKIRAFTNYLPGFNIPMLPRELSDDLCSLRPNEVRPVLACRMTIAADGAIEDDIEFFAATIESKAKLAYDNVSDWLENTGSWKPESDAIAAQIRLLHRICLNRSEWRQTHALVFKDRPDYRFVLGEKGEVLDIVAEPRRIANRIVEEAMISANICAARVLRDKLGFGIYNVHTGFDPANTEALAALLKNHDVHVDPEEVLTLPGFCKLRRELDAQPSGFLDSRIRRFQSFAEISTEPGPHFGLGLEAYATWTSPIRKYGDMVNHRLLKAIIKGETVARPQEDTTLQMADRRRLNRMAERDVGDWLYARFLQDKAGTDTRFAAEIIDISRGGMRVRLVDNGAVAFIPAPFLHAVRDEMVCSQENGTVQIKGETVYKVTDVIDVTIAEVRMETRSIIARPVA; this is translated from the coding sequence ATGTTTCAGGACAACCCGCTGCTAGCGCAGCTTAAACAGCAACTGCATTCCCAGACGCCGCGTGCAGAAGGGGTCGTAAAAGCCACGGAAAAGGGCTTTGGCTTCCTTGAAGTTGACGCGCAGAAAAGCTACTTCATTCCGCCACCGCAGATGAAGAAAGTGATGCATGGCGATCGCGTCATGGCCGTCATTCATACCGAGAAGGATCGCGAGTCCGCTGAACCAGAAGAACTGATCGAACCGTTCCTGACCCGTTTTGTGGGTAAGGTGCAGAGAAAAGACGATCGGCTTTCTATCGTGCCGGATCATCCCCTGCTGAAAGATGCCATTCCCTGCCGCGCCGCCCGTGGCGTTGAGCATGATTTTAAAGAAGGTGACTGGGCCGTAGCAGAAATGCGCCGTCATCCTCTGAAAGGCGATCGCGGTTTTTATGCTGAGTTGACTCAATTCATCACCTTTGGCGCCGACCATTTCGTGCCATGGTGGGTCACGCTGGCACGCCACAATCTTGAAAAAGAAGCGCCGAACGGCGTAGCGACCGAGATGCAGGACGAAGGTCTGACGCGTCGCGATCTCACCGCGCTGGAGTTTGTCACCATCGACAGCTCCAGCACCGAAGATATGGACGATGCGCTCTACGCTGAAGAGAGCGACGATGGCAAACTGCACCTGACCGTTGCCATTGCCGATCCCACCGCCTGGATTGCCGAAGGTAGCAAGCTGGATGACGCGGCGAAAATCCGCGCCTTCACAAACTACCTGCCGGGCTTCAACATTCCGATGCTGCCGCGCGAATTGTCAGACGATCTTTGCTCGCTGCGTCCAAATGAAGTGCGCCCGGTCCTTGCCTGCCGCATGACCATTGCTGCGGATGGCGCGATTGAAGACGATATCGAGTTCTTTGCTGCCACTATCGAATCGAAAGCCAAGCTGGCCTACGATAACGTGTCCGACTGGCTTGAAAATACCGGTAGCTGGAAACCTGAATCAGACGCCATTGCCGCGCAGATCCGTCTGCTGCATCGCATCTGTCTCAACCGCAGCGAGTGGCGTCAAACCCATGCGCTGGTGTTCAAAGATCGTCCGGATTATCGCTTTGTTCTGGGTGAGAAAGGCGAAGTGCTGGATATCGTGGCCGAACCGCGACGCATTGCGAACCGCATTGTTGAAGAAGCGATGATTTCCGCCAACATCTGCGCCGCACGCGTGTTGCGCGACAAGCTGGGCTTTGGCATTTACAACGTCCACACCGGGTTTGATCCGGCGAACACCGAAGCGCTGGCGGCCCTGCTGAAGAATCACGATGTGCATGTTGATCCGGAAGAAGTGCTGACCCTGCCAGGCTTCTGCAAGCTTCGCCGCGAACTGGACGCGCAGCCGTCGGGCTTCCTGGACAGCCGCATTCGTCGCTTCCAGTCATTCGCGGAAATCAGTACCGAGCCGGGCCCGCACTTTGGTCTTGGCCTCGAAGCATACGCCACCTGGACATCGCCAATCCGTAAGTATGGCGATATGGTTAACCACCGTCTGCTGAAAGCGATTATCAAAGGCGAAACCGTTGCTCGTCCTCAGGAGGACACCACGCTGCAGATGGCCGATCGCCGCCGTCTGAATCGCATGGCGGAACGTGACGTTGGAGACTGGCTGTACGCTCGCTTCCTGCAGGATAAAGCCGGGACGGATACACGTTTCGCCGCGGAGATCATCGATATCAGCCGCGGGGGAATGCGCGTCCGCCTGGTCGATAACGGTGCTGTCGCGTTTATTCCTGCGCCGTTCCTGCATGCGGTTCGTGACGAAATGGTCTGTAGTCAGGAAAACGGTACCGTGCAAATTAAGGGTGAAACAGTTTACAAGGTCACCGACGTGATTGACGTCACTATCGCCGAAGTTCGCATGGAAACCCGCAGTATTATCGCGCGCCCTGTCGCCTGA
- the pdeR gene encoding cyclic di-GMP phosphodiesterase — MMDDLEPNLLFRYMGTYSPWWRLSADSNALHLSTSENADVTQVVALDDEQADLIRHLTVITSSISMSLSLYGEDVPVHLVGRKITRNEWAGTASAWNDTPSVARDLAQGLSFAEQVVSEANSVIVILDRHGNIQRFNRLSEEYTGLKEHEVIGQNVFKLFMSRSEAAASKRNITGFFRNGSSYEVERWIKTRKGQRLFLFRNKFVHSGSGKNEIFLICSGTDITEERRAQERLRVLANTDTITGLPNRNAIHDLISDAIANRGDTQVGVVYLDLDNFKKVNDAYGHMFGDQLLQAVALAILSCLDEEQVLARLGGDEFIVMATNTSQGSLEAMASRILTRLRQPFRIGLIEIYTGCSLGIALAPQHGNDRESVIRNADTAMYTAKENGRGKFCVFSPEMNQRVFEYLWLDTNLRKALDNDQLLIHYQPKITWRGEVRSLEALVRWQSPERGLIPPLEFISYAEESGLIVPLGRWVMLDVVRQVAKWRDKGINLRVAVNVSARQLADQTIFSDLKQALKDLNFEYCPVDVELTESCLIENEELALSVIQQFSRLGAQIHLDDFGTGYSSLSQLARFPIDAIKLDQSFVRDIHKQSISQSLVRAIVAVAQALNLQVIAEGVESAKEDAFLTKNGVNERQGFLFAKPMPAAAFERWLKRYQARNQR, encoded by the coding sequence ATGATGGACGATCTGGAGCCGAATTTGCTGTTTCGCTACATGGGGACTTACAGCCCGTGGTGGCGCTTGTCAGCTGACAGCAACGCTCTGCACCTTTCCACCAGCGAAAATGCCGATGTCACTCAGGTCGTGGCGCTGGACGATGAACAGGCCGATCTCATCCGTCATTTAACCGTTATTACCTCCAGTATTTCAATGTCGCTCTCCCTCTACGGTGAAGATGTTCCGGTTCATCTTGTGGGCCGTAAAATTACCCGTAACGAGTGGGCCGGAACCGCTTCTGCCTGGAACGATACCCCCTCCGTGGCACGCGATCTGGCTCAGGGGCTCTCTTTCGCGGAACAGGTTGTCTCAGAGGCTAACTCCGTCATTGTTATTCTCGATCGGCACGGCAATATCCAGCGTTTTAATCGGCTTAGCGAAGAGTACACCGGCCTGAAAGAACATGAAGTCATTGGCCAGAACGTCTTTAAGCTGTTTATGAGCCGCAGCGAAGCGGCAGCTTCAAAGCGCAATATTACCGGTTTTTTTCGCAACGGCAGCTCCTACGAAGTCGAACGCTGGATCAAAACGCGTAAAGGGCAACGGCTGTTTCTGTTCAGAAACAAATTCGTTCACAGCGGCAGCGGTAAAAATGAAATTTTCCTTATCTGTTCCGGGACCGATATTACCGAGGAGCGCCGCGCTCAGGAGCGGCTGCGCGTGCTGGCCAATACCGATACCATCACTGGCTTGCCAAATCGCAATGCGATCCACGACCTGATTTCTGACGCCATCGCCAACCGCGGGGACACGCAGGTGGGCGTGGTGTATCTCGATCTGGATAATTTTAAAAAGGTCAACGACGCTTACGGGCATATGTTTGGCGATCAGCTGTTACAGGCCGTTGCCCTCGCCATTTTGAGCTGCCTGGATGAGGAACAGGTGCTGGCGCGACTTGGCGGTGATGAGTTTATCGTCATGGCCACCAATACCTCTCAGGGCTCTCTGGAGGCGATGGCATCGCGCATTTTAACCCGTCTGCGCCAGCCGTTCCGAATCGGGCTGATTGAGATTTATACCGGTTGCTCCCTGGGCATCGCCCTCGCCCCTCAGCATGGCAACGACCGGGAAAGCGTCATTCGTAACGCCGATACCGCCATGTACACCGCCAAAGAGAACGGCCGGGGCAAGTTCTGCGTCTTCTCGCCCGAGATGAACCAGCGCGTGTTTGAGTATCTCTGGCTGGATACCAACCTGCGTAAGGCGCTGGATAACGATCAGCTCCTGATTCACTACCAGCCGAAAATCACCTGGCGCGGGGAGGTCAGAAGCCTTGAAGCGCTGGTCCGCTGGCAATCACCAGAACGGGGTTTGATCCCGCCGCTGGAGTTTATCTCTTATGCCGAGGAGTCGGGGTTGATTGTGCCGCTGGGCCGCTGGGTGATGCTCGATGTGGTTCGCCAGGTGGCGAAATGGCGTGATAAGGGAATAAACCTGCGCGTGGCGGTGAACGTCTCTGCACGCCAGCTGGCCGACCAGACTATTTTCAGTGACTTAAAGCAGGCGCTGAAGGATCTGAATTTTGAATACTGCCCTGTCGATGTCGAATTAACCGAAAGCTGTCTTATCGAGAACGAAGAGCTGGCGCTGTCCGTGATCCAGCAGTTCAGCCGACTCGGGGCGCAAATTCATCTGGATGATTTTGGCACCGGCTACTCTTCCCTTTCTCAACTGGCCCGCTTCCCTATCGATGCCATTAAACTCGATCAATCGTTTGTCAGGGATATTCATAAGCAGTCCATCTCCCAGTCTCTGGTGCGCGCTATCGTCGCGGTGGCGCAGGCATTAAATCTGCAGGTGATTGCCGAAGGTGTGGAAAGCGCAAAAGAAGACGCCTTTCTGACCAAGAACGGCGTCAACGAACGGCAGGGTTTTCTGTTTGCTAAGCCGATGCCCGCTGCCGCATTCGAGCGATGGCTAAAACGATATCAAGCGCGAAATCAACGTTAA
- a CDS encoding crotonase/enoyl-CoA hydratase family protein, with protein sequence MTVINQPTCTLFTDTERFTQLSGYYEAERHTVWMMLRAQPRPCFNHALIEEIMNFSWLVRQSGFAVDFWVTGSLVPDMYNVGGDLQFFVECIQNGRREALRAYARACVDCVHAASRGFDTGAISLAMVEGSALGGGFEAALAHHFVLAQRDARLGFPEIAFNLFPGMGGYSLVARRSGMKLAEELIYKGESHTAEWYEQHGLVDVLFEPGQSYVSTRTFIDTLRPKLNGVRAMLRARTRVLQLPRSELMDITEDWVDAAFCLEPKDIAYMERLVTLQNRHHAAGLRKAS encoded by the coding sequence ATGACAGTTATCAATCAGCCTACCTGCACACTGTTTACCGATACTGAACGGTTCACGCAGCTGTCAGGGTATTACGAAGCGGAGCGTCACACCGTCTGGATGATGTTGCGGGCCCAGCCACGGCCTTGTTTTAACCATGCGTTAATTGAGGAGATCATGAACTTCTCATGGCTGGTTCGCCAGTCTGGCTTTGCGGTTGATTTTTGGGTAACCGGTTCGCTGGTTCCCGATATGTACAATGTGGGCGGTGATTTACAGTTCTTCGTCGAGTGCATTCAGAACGGACGTCGGGAGGCGTTACGGGCGTACGCTCGCGCCTGCGTTGATTGCGTCCATGCGGCCTCACGGGGGTTTGATACAGGGGCCATCTCTCTGGCGATGGTCGAAGGCAGTGCTTTAGGGGGCGGGTTTGAGGCCGCTCTGGCGCACCATTTTGTCCTGGCTCAGCGCGATGCCCGTCTGGGTTTTCCGGAGATTGCCTTCAACCTGTTTCCGGGTATGGGGGGATATTCCCTGGTTGCACGCCGTTCTGGCATGAAGCTGGCGGAGGAACTCATCTATAAGGGGGAATCCCATACGGCTGAATGGTATGAACAGCACGGGCTGGTGGATGTCCTGTTTGAACCCGGACAAAGCTATGTCTCCACCCGAACCTTCATCGATACTCTGCGGCCAAAACTGAATGGCGTAAGGGCGATGCTGCGCGCGCGTACGCGCGTTCTGCAATTGCCCCGCAGTGAACTGATGGATATCACGGAAGACTGGGTTGATGCCGCTTTCTGCCTTGAGCCGAAAGATATCGCCTACATGGAGCGTCTGGTCACGCTGCAAAACCGCCATCACGCGGCGGGGTTGCGTAAAGCCAGTTAA